Sequence from the Maribacter aquivivus genome:
TAAGCGCTTGAGCTTTAACCTGAGAAACAGCCATAAGATCATTACCTTCAATGTCTGTATGGTAGCGAGCAGCTTGCGGACAATACCCACAATCTTCTGGACAACCGCCTGTTTTTATAGAAAGTAAGGTAGAAACTTGAACCGTATTTGGGTCATGATTTTTTCTGTGCACAGTTGCAGCTTCATAAAGTAGCTCCATTAAAGGCTTATTGTATATTTCTAAAATTTCTTCTTTTGACCAATTGTGTCTTGCTTCGCTCATATAATCTTAGGTTGTTACCAGGGTTCAAAAATAACTGAATTTAAATTGAAAAAATAATTGGTAGGTTTTAAAAAAATTACCACACCGCTACATCCGTTATGTTTTAGCTTAGTTTATCCGTTTTTACTTACTAAAATACTCACTGCATTACCACCAAAACCAACTGCGTTCACCAGTATTTTTTTAATATTTCTATTATTAGGTTTCGCCTCAATAAAAGGCACCGAAATCATCTTATCATGTTGTAACATTAAAACCGCCAATTCTAAATTTAGCATACCTGAAGTGGCGAAAGTGTGACCTATTTTCCATTTATTGGTAGTCAATTGAGGCTTGTGATTTCCAAAAACTTCTTGAATGGCATTATATTCTGATGAATCTCCTTTAATAGTGCCAGGCGCATGCATTACAATTGCATCTACCTCAGTAACATCTAAATCGCCTAAAGCCATTTTCATAGATTTCTGAAAACATACGGCATTAGCTGAAATAGAAGTATTATGTTTCAATATTTCTGTAGCATACCCTACTCCATCTATTATTGCCAAAGCATTATTTACCACTCCTGTTTCTAAACAAGCAACTGAAGCAGCTTCACCCAAAATCATTGTATTATATTCTTTTTTCAGGTTTAGTGCTTGGCAAGGGTAACTTCGGCTTCGCTCAATTACCGAATCAGAATTTGAATCGGGTGCTTTTGCGTAAATTTTTAATGCCTTCATTTGGGCAATGGTGAAATTGGTCAGCGGAGCTTCACTGGCACCTACCAAAAACTTAGTTGCCATTCCGCTACTGAGCCAAGCCACGCCGTTCAATACCGAATGCAAACCTGTTGAACAGGTTATGGAATGAGATATTTCTGGTCCAGTGGCTCCTAAATCATGAGAGACCCATGAAGAAATATTACCTAATGTGGTTGTTGGTGAGCTTAAGGTTGATGAAATACCAGTATCTAAATATTCTTTATGATATTGCTCAAATAACTTTGTTGCTCCACGAGACGACCCCATGTTAATTCCGAATTCAGCTGTGTTTTCCCAACCCGATCGCTTCACTGCATTTCTTGAAGCTACCATTGCGAAAAGCACACTATCATCTAATTTTTTGTATTTACTATCAGACAATCTAAGTTCATCTACTTTTAATCGTGCAGATGATGATAATGGCGCTACCCAAGATTTACCTTCATTCTCTTCAACCAATGAAAAGTAATGTTCG
This genomic interval carries:
- a CDS encoding beta-ketoacyl synthase N-terminal-like domain-containing protein, producing the protein MKEKISITAIASVSPLGSTLEETWMAYQNNEHYFSLVEENEGKSWVAPLSSSARLKVDELRLSDSKYKKLDDSVLFAMVASRNAVKRSGWENTAEFGINMGSSRGATKLFEQYHKEYLDTGISSTLSSPTTTLGNISSWVSHDLGATGPEISHSITCSTGLHSVLNGVAWLSSGMATKFLVGASEAPLTNFTIAQMKALKIYAKAPDSNSDSVIERSRSYPCQALNLKKEYNTMILGEAASVACLETGVVNNALAIIDGVGYATEILKHNTSISANAVCFQKSMKMALGDLDVTEVDAIVMHAPGTIKGDSSEYNAIQEVFGNHKPQLTTNKWKIGHTFATSGMLNLELAVLMLQHDKMISVPFIEAKPNNRNIKKILVNAVGFGGNAVSILVSKNG